A section of the Thioflexithrix psekupsensis genome encodes:
- a CDS encoding heme exporter protein CcmD, with protein MLEPNLTHIAGAKWLGGALMPASLVVIGGVLVWQLWQSKKAIRQLAQQEQYQN; from the coding sequence ATGCTTGAACCCAATTTAACCCATATCGCTGGGGCAAAGTGGTTAGGTGGCGCGTTAATGCCTGCGTCGTTGGTGGTGATTGGTGGTGTATTGGTGTGGCAATTGTGGCAATCGAAAAAAGCCATTCGCCAATTGGCACAGCAAGAACAATACCAAAATTAA